The following coding sequences lie in one uncultured Fusobacterium sp. genomic window:
- a CDS encoding glutathione ABC transporter substrate-binding protein → MKKKLHLLLMALLSVLLFVSCGGEKETKGEGKVRDTLIVANGADAKSLDPHATNDAPSSKVTVQIYNSLVDQDDNMNVIPALAESWEQPDGVTTIFHLRKGVKFHNGEPLTAKDVKFSLDRMKNSPQVSHIIGTLDRVEVIDDNTVKVITKQPFGALLSHLSHPTAAILNEKAVKEYGDSYGQHPVGTGPYKFISWASGDRIVLEANPDYFMGETPIKNVIIRAISEATNRTIGLETGEIDIAYDLEGMDKDRVREDKNLVFLEEPSLGIDYIGFNTAKAPFNDVRVRQAIAMTIKVDDIIETVYKGSATRANSLIGPKVFGHTDDAKAWEVNIEKAKQLLAEAGYPNGFKSKIWINENPERRDIAIIVQDQLRAIGVDIEVETLEWGAYLEGTSRGDHEMYILGWVSVTGDADYGLFPLLHSSCFGGAGNRAFYKNPKVDDLLLRARNSNDQEERKALYREAQIIAQEEVPYYITAFKEQNVGLQKYVENFKQRPAGHHRLYGVKFKENADK, encoded by the coding sequence ATGAAAAAGAAATTACATCTATTACTTATGGCATTACTGTCAGTATTACTTTTTGTTTCTTGTGGCGGAGAGAAAGAAACTAAAGGAGAGGGGAAAGTTAGAGATACTTTAATCGTTGCTAACGGAGCTGACGCTAAATCTTTAGATCCACATGCAACAAATGATGCACCTTCATCTAAAGTAACAGTTCAAATATACAACAGCTTAGTAGACCAAGATGATAATATGAATGTTATTCCAGCTCTAGCAGAAAGTTGGGAACAACCAGATGGAGTTACAACAATTTTCCATTTAAGAAAAGGAGTTAAATTCCACAATGGAGAACCATTAACAGCAAAAGACGTTAAATTTAGTTTAGATAGAATGAAAAACTCACCTCAAGTTTCTCACATTATAGGAACTTTAGATAGAGTAGAAGTTATAGATGACAACACTGTTAAAGTAATAACAAAACAACCGTTTGGAGCTTTATTAAGTCACTTAAGCCATCCAACAGCAGCTATTCTTAATGAAAAAGCAGTTAAAGAATATGGAGATTCTTATGGACAACATCCAGTAGGAACAGGACCTTATAAATTTATATCATGGGCATCAGGAGATAGAATCGTACTTGAAGCAAACCCAGATTATTTCATGGGAGAAACTCCTATTAAAAATGTTATAATCAGAGCAATATCTGAAGCAACAAACAGAACTATAGGACTTGAAACTGGAGAAATTGATATAGCTTATGATCTTGAAGGAATGGACAAAGATAGAGTAAGAGAAGACAAAAATCTAGTATTCTTAGAAGAACCATCTTTAGGAATTGACTATATCGGATTCAATACAGCTAAAGCACCTTTCAACGATGTAAGAGTAAGACAAGCAATTGCAATGACTATCAAAGTTGACGATATTATAGAAACTGTATATAAAGGATCAGCAACAAGAGCTAACTCATTAATAGGACCAAAAGTATTTGGACATACAGATGACGCTAAAGCTTGGGAAGTAAATATTGAAAAAGCTAAACAACTTCTTGCAGAAGCTGGATATCCAAATGGATTTAAAAGCAAAATTTGGATCAATGAAAACCCAGAAAGAAGAGATATAGCTATCATAGTTCAAGATCAATTAAGAGCTATTGGAGTAGATATCGAAGTTGAAACTCTTGAATGGGGAGCTTACTTAGAAGGAACTTCAAGAGGAGACCACGAAATGTATATCCTTGGTTGGGTATCTGTAACTGGAGATGCTGATTATGGATTATTCCCACTATTACATAGTTCATGTTTCGGTGGAGCTGGAAATAGAGCATTCTATAAAAATCCAAAAGTTGATGACTTATTATTAAGAGCTAGAAATTCAAATGACCAAGAAGAAAGAAAAGCTCTTTATAGAGAAGCACAAATTATTGCACAAGAAGAAGTACCTTATTATATAACAGCATTTAAAGAACAAAACGTTGGACTACAAAAATATGTAGAAAACTTCAAACAAAGACCAGCAGGACACCATAGATTATATGGAGTTAAATTTAAAGAAAATGCTGATAAATAG
- a CDS encoding YibE/F family protein: protein MKKIVLLVLIIFSIFSISVSAQEEYLKGKILKLEDCLSPEEEVEELKEIMLYSVVIAEGPREGNTILVEFPIYREEAFNINVKEGDRVVLYYEVDDEGNEKYYIADIDKRMNILYLTGIFVLIVLLLARFKGFKAMIALLLVILFIYKFFLPGIILGYSPILLSVIVALFASIVTIYLMTGFNKKGVVAIIGSFGGVIVAGALSYTFVNSMRLTGYVTTETLNYASMLGNIKVKEMISAGVILGSMGAVMDVAMSIASALNELKEKNTDIHRKELFYSGMRIGSDIIGTMINTLILAYIGSSLMTSIFIYMQKDQYPSIRILNFESIVVEILRALCGSIGILIAVPVTAYIAAKIYSKK, encoded by the coding sequence ATGAAAAAAATTGTATTACTAGTATTAATAATATTTTCAATATTTTCTATAAGTGTTTCAGCTCAAGAAGAGTACCTGAAGGGGAAAATCTTAAAATTAGAGGATTGTTTATCCCCTGAAGAAGAGGTAGAAGAACTAAAGGAAATAATGCTATATAGTGTAGTTATAGCTGAAGGTCCAAGAGAGGGAAATACAATTTTAGTTGAATTTCCAATTTATAGAGAAGAAGCTTTTAATATAAATGTAAAAGAGGGAGATAGAGTAGTATTATATTATGAAGTAGATGATGAAGGAAATGAGAAATACTATATAGCAGATATTGATAAGAGAATGAATATTTTATATTTAACAGGAATATTTGTATTAATAGTTTTATTGCTTGCAAGATTTAAAGGTTTTAAAGCTATGATAGCCCTCTTATTAGTAATCTTATTTATATATAAATTTTTCCTACCAGGAATAATTTTAGGATATTCTCCAATATTACTATCTGTTATAGTGGCTCTTTTTGCTTCAATAGTAACAATATACTTGATGACAGGATTTAACAAAAAAGGTGTAGTTGCAATAATAGGATCTTTTGGAGGGGTAATAGTAGCTGGAGCTTTATCATATACCTTTGTAAACTCTATGAGATTGACAGGATATGTAACTACTGAAACTTTAAATTATGCTTCTATGCTAGGAAATATAAAGGTTAAAGAGATGATCTCAGCAGGGGTTATTTTAGGAAGTATGGGAGCAGTTATGGATGTGGCAATGTCAATAGCTTCAGCTTTAAATGAGTTAAAGGAAAAAAATACTGATATTCATAGAAAAGAATTATTCTATTCAGGAATGAGAATAGGTAGTGATATTATAGGAACTATGATAAATACTCTTATATTAGCATATATAGGAAGTAGTTTAATGACCTCAATATTTATATATATGCAAAAAGATCAATACCCATCAATAAGAATATTGAATTTTGAATCTATAGTGGTAGAAATTTTAAGAGCATTATGTGGTAGTATAGGAATTTTAATAGCTGTTCCAGTCACAGCATATATTGCAGCTAAAATTTATTCAAAAAAATAA
- the rpsO gene encoding 30S ribosomal protein S15 — protein MRSKAEIIKEYGKFEGDTGSTEVQIALLTEKINHLTDHLRVHKKDFHSRLGLLKMVGQRKRLLAYLTKKDLEGYRNLIARLGIRK, from the coding sequence ATGAGAAGTAAAGCAGAAATAATCAAAGAATATGGAAAATTCGAAGGAGATACTGGATCAACTGAAGTGCAAATCGCTCTTTTAACAGAAAAAATCAACCACTTAACAGATCACCTAAGAGTTCATAAAAAAGACTTCCACTCAAGATTAGGATTACTAAAAATGGTAGGACAAAGAAAAAGATTACTAGCTTACCTAACTAAGAAAGATCTTGAAGGATATAGAAACCTTATCGCTAGACTTGGAATCAGAAAATAA
- the ftsH gene encoding ATP-dependent zinc metalloprotease FtsH: MSKENLFEEKVLYIEEENNSAEEQKDKTENSNEEQKEEKEKDEIKKKKEELKSKLRDGLNQKINDDDEKNRNIKKMKKLGGKFNFKAFIMLLFIITIAMSSSSFLKDVNSTSSEEISYTQFIQKIENSEIKKVNEKEGYVYGETAHNLNGEEGKTFKARMITYRLGDDPNMVKVLNTYGTEVASLPPQELPFLVNILVSWFPMLLLIGVWIFMLNRMNKGSGGGPQIFNMGKSKAKDNGEEISKVTFADVAGIPEAKVELEEVVSFLKEPEKFKKIGAKIPKGVLLLGGPGTGKTLLAKAVAGEAKVPFFSMSGSEFVEMFVGVGASRVRDLFNKARKSAPCIIFIDEIDAVGRKRGSGQGGGNDEREQTLNQLLVEMDGFGTDETIIVLAATNRPEILDKALMRPGRFDRQVVVDNPDIKGREEILKVHARGKKLAKDVDLSVIAKKTPGFVGADLANMLNEAAILAARAGRDEINMADLEEASEKVSIGPERKSKVVIEKERLITAYHEAGHALMHYLLPNTDPVHKITIVPRGMAGGFTMALPEEERSYKFKSEFLDDMRVLFGGRAAEQIVFNDITTGASNDIERATAIAHALVTRFGMTNKFGPMLLDNTKEGDLFQQKYYSDTTGKEVDDEIRGIISEMYAETIKMLQENYDSLDRVAKALLEKETLNREDFEAIMRGEDIFKSKENSDEKIESAEEVETEKEEIVEKIEEEKNIEEKVEEEK, translated from the coding sequence TTGAGCAAGGAAAATTTATTTGAAGAAAAGGTACTGTATATAGAGGAAGAAAATAACTCTGCTGAAGAACAAAAAGATAAAACAGAAAATAGCAACGAAGAACAAAAAGAAGAGAAAGAAAAAGACGAAATAAAGAAGAAAAAAGAGGAATTGAAATCTAAGTTAAGAGATGGTTTAAATCAAAAAATTAATGATGATGATGAAAAAAATAGAAATATAAAAAAGATGAAAAAATTAGGTGGAAAATTTAATTTTAAAGCTTTTATAATGTTGCTATTTATAATTACAATAGCAATGTCAAGCTCATCTTTCTTAAAAGATGTAAATTCTACTTCTAGTGAAGAGATTTCATACACTCAATTTATTCAAAAAATTGAAAACTCTGAAATTAAAAAAGTTAATGAAAAAGAGGGGTATGTGTATGGTGAAACTGCACATAATTTAAATGGAGAAGAGGGAAAAACATTTAAAGCTAGAATGATTACTTACAGATTAGGTGATGATCCTAATATGGTAAAAGTTTTAAATACTTATGGAACAGAAGTAGCTTCTCTTCCACCACAAGAACTTCCATTCTTAGTAAATATATTGGTTTCTTGGTTCCCTATGTTACTTCTTATAGGTGTATGGATCTTTATGCTAAATAGAATGAACAAAGGTAGTGGTGGAGGACCACAAATCTTTAATATGGGAAAATCTAAGGCAAAAGATAATGGAGAAGAGATTTCAAAGGTTACTTTTGCAGATGTTGCAGGTATCCCAGAAGCTAAAGTTGAATTAGAAGAGGTTGTAAGTTTCTTAAAAGAACCTGAAAAATTTAAAAAGATAGGAGCTAAAATTCCTAAAGGGGTACTTTTATTAGGAGGACCAGGAACAGGTAAAACTTTACTAGCTAAAGCTGTTGCTGGAGAAGCTAAAGTGCCATTTTTCAGTATGTCTGGATCTGAGTTTGTAGAGATGTTTGTTGGGGTTGGAGCTTCAAGAGTAAGAGATCTATTTAATAAAGCTAGAAAAAGTGCTCCATGTATCATATTTATAGATGAAATAGATGCTGTAGGTAGAAAAAGAGGATCTGGTCAAGGTGGAGGAAATGATGAAAGAGAACAAACTTTGAACCAACTTCTTGTTGAGATGGATGGATTTGGTACTGATGAAACAATTATTGTTTTAGCAGCAACAAACAGACCTGAAATACTAGATAAAGCTTTAATGAGACCAGGAAGATTTGATAGACAAGTTGTAGTTGATAATCCTGATATTAAAGGAAGAGAAGAGATTTTAAAAGTTCATGCTAGAGGTAAAAAATTAGCTAAAGATGTTGATCTATCTGTAATTGCTAAGAAAACTCCAGGATTTGTAGGAGCAGATTTAGCAAATATGTTAAATGAGGCAGCTATTTTAGCAGCAAGAGCTGGAAGAGATGAGATCAATATGGCTGACTTAGAAGAAGCATCTGAAAAAGTAAGTATTGGACCAGAAAGAAAATCTAAAGTTGTAATTGAAAAAGAAAGATTAATAACTGCTTACCATGAAGCAGGACATGCTCTTATGCATTATTTACTACCAAATACAGATCCTGTACATAAGATAACTATTGTACCTAGGGGAATGGCTGGAGGATTTACAATGGCACTTCCAGAAGAGGAGAGAAGCTATAAATTCAAGAGTGAGTTCTTAGATGATATGAGAGTATTATTTGGTGGAAGAGCAGCAGAGCAAATTGTGTTTAATGATATAACAACAGGAGCAAGTAACGATATTGAAAGAGCTACTGCAATAGCTCACGCCTTAGTAACAAGATTTGGAATGACTAATAAATTTGGGCCTATGTTATTAGATAATACAAAAGAGGGAGATCTTTTCCAACAAAAATATTACAGTGATACTACTGGTAAAGAAGTTGATGACGAGATAAGAGGAATTATCTCTGAAATGTATGCTGAAACTATAAAAATGTTACAAGAAAATTATGACTCTCTAGATAGAGTAGCTAAAGCATTATTAGAAAAAGAAACTTTAAATAGAGAAGATTTTGAAGCTATTATGAGAGGCGAAGATATCTTTAAATCAAAGGAAAATAGTGATGAAAAGATAGAATCAGCTGAAGAAGTTGAAACTGAAAAAGAAGAGATAGTAGAAAAAATAGAAGAAGAAAAAAATATTGAAGAAAAAGTAGAAGAGGAAAAATAA
- the tilS gene encoding tRNA lysidine(34) synthetase TilS, protein MELYKAIQKKNLRENLIEKNDKIVVGFSGGPDSVFLTEMLLKLKEEIEFEIILVHINHLLRGEASDGDERFSLEYGKKKGLKVFSRKIDITTLGKKEGLTLEEAGREARYNLFNEIFIQEKANKIALAHNKDDQLETFMFRLVRGAGLEGLEGIVSKRDRYIRPISEIYKKDVVNYLDSNNIEYRIDKTNFENEFTRNSIRLDLIPFIEKRYNPKFKDRLYALIEEIRDVNRALNINLEDYLINGKLSIEKLQKLDRYLLRKVLLQYLYSYDIEVTRKKISGIEEVLNKGGSKDISLNGDYILRKDYNYLSIIKKRERFEDIEEKVLKIPGQVKFGNYIIEAIESDKIVYNKNNFYTNLNIGDELLIRSKKDGDRIIPIGMKNYKKVKDILINEKVPKEERENIPIVIFKNEIIWIAGVKGSENYKNLERGNCIKLNIRRSIS, encoded by the coding sequence ATGGAGCTATATAAAGCGATTCAAAAGAAGAATTTAAGGGAAAATCTTATTGAAAAAAATGATAAAATAGTTGTAGGTTTTTCTGGTGGTCCAGATTCAGTTTTTTTAACAGAGATGTTATTGAAATTAAAAGAGGAGATTGAGTTTGAAATAATTTTAGTTCACATAAATCATCTTTTAAGAGGGGAAGCCTCTGATGGAGATGAGAGATTCTCTTTAGAATATGGAAAGAAAAAAGGATTAAAAGTTTTTAGCAGAAAAATAGATATAACTACATTGGGAAAAAAAGAGGGATTAACTTTAGAAGAAGCAGGTAGAGAAGCTAGATATAATCTTTTTAATGAAATATTTATTCAAGAGAAGGCTAATAAAATAGCTCTTGCACACAATAAAGATGATCAATTAGAAACATTTATGTTTAGATTAGTTCGTGGTGCAGGATTAGAAGGGTTAGAAGGTATAGTTTCTAAACGTGATAGATATATTCGTCCAATTTCTGAAATTTACAAGAAAGATGTTGTAAACTATTTGGATTCTAATAACATTGAGTATAGAATAGATAAAACAAATTTTGAGAATGAGTTTACAAGAAATAGTATTAGATTAGATTTGATACCATTTATAGAAAAAAGATATAATCCTAAATTTAAAGATAGACTATATGCTTTGATTGAAGAGATAAGAGATGTAAACAGAGCTTTAAATATAAATTTAGAAGATTATCTTATAAATGGAAAATTATCTATAGAAAAATTGCAAAAGTTAGACAGATATCTTCTAAGAAAGGTATTACTACAATATTTATATAGTTATGATATAGAAGTAACTAGAAAAAAAATATCTGGAATAGAAGAGGTTTTGAATAAAGGAGGGAGCAAAGATATTTCTCTAAATGGAGATTATATTTTAAGAAAAGATTATAACTATCTTAGTATAATAAAGAAAAGAGAAAGATTTGAAGATATTGAAGAGAAAGTTTTAAAAATCCCTGGGCAAGTTAAATTTGGTAATTATATAATAGAAGCTATTGAAAGTGATAAGATAGTTTATAATAAAAATAATTTCTATACAAATTTAAATATCGGAGATGAATTACTTATTAGAAGTAAAAAAGATGGGGATAGAATAATTCCTATAGGAATGAAAAATTATAAAAAGGTAAAAGATATCCTTATAAATGAGAAAGTTCCTAAGGAAGAGAGAGAAAATATACCAATAGTTATATTTAAAAATGAGATAATATGGATTGCTGGAGTAAAAGGTAGTGAGAATTATAAAAACTTGGAAAGAGGCAACTGTATTAAATTGAATATAAGGAGGAGCATTAGTTGA
- a CDS encoding B12-binding domain-containing radical SAM protein translates to MSKIVLAGINSQYVHLNLAVRYLKKYVEANSDLKIEIYETNINNQVFNIIKDIYELNPDKIIFSTYIWNKEYIVEIVKELKKVLPNVEIILGGPEVSYKWEKFMANMPEVDALLLGEGENVLLNFLTKEEDKVLGVVSRKNDEIVFNGIEPIIENLDIVPFPYEDWELEDKTKIFYYESSRGCPFSCSYCLSSIDKTVRYYSLDRVKKDLKRFLDSPIKLLKFVDRTFNLRKERYMEIWKFLLENYREGITFHFEINANIFDDETLDFLEKVPKGYFQFEIGVQSINPETMVAIKRNNILDKLAHNVRRISRNIHLHLDLIAGLPYETYDIFKNSFNYVYNLKPEMIQLGFLKLLKGTQMYDEVEKYQYKYYSRPPYEVFSNKFISFGELVKLKNLEKMLDYYYNSEKFRYTCDFVINNNFDTPFAFFEKIADYYDKKGYLKISHKEVALFNILYDFYVENNLKDLDIFVEFLKYDYLALGKPGSYPEWLKSNKDSELHNQLIKDSEFKSVREGHKNSELEEFKYNIFTNKRENINIFFNYKTKKHEIIFK, encoded by the coding sequence GTGAGTAAAATAGTTTTGGCTGGAATAAACAGCCAGTATGTGCATTTAAATTTAGCAGTAAGATATTTGAAAAAATATGTAGAGGCAAATAGTGATTTAAAAATAGAGATTTATGAAACAAATATAAATAACCAAGTATTTAATATTATTAAAGATATTTATGAATTAAATCCTGATAAAATTATCTTTTCTACATATATTTGGAATAAAGAGTATATAGTTGAGATTGTAAAGGAGTTAAAAAAAGTACTGCCTAATGTTGAAATTATTTTAGGTGGACCAGAGGTATCATATAAATGGGAAAAATTTATGGCAAATATGCCAGAAGTTGATGCTCTTTTACTAGGTGAAGGGGAAAATGTTCTTCTAAACTTTTTAACTAAAGAAGAGGATAAAGTACTAGGAGTTGTTTCTAGAAAAAATGATGAGATAGTTTTTAATGGAATAGAACCTATAATAGAGAATTTAGATATAGTTCCATTTCCATATGAGGATTGGGAGCTAGAGGATAAAACAAAGATTTTCTATTATGAAAGCTCAAGAGGTTGTCCTTTTAGTTGCTCATATTGTCTATCTTCAATAGATAAAACAGTAAGATATTATAGTTTAGATAGAGTGAAAAAAGATCTGAAAAGATTTTTAGATTCTCCAATTAAACTTTTAAAATTTGTAGATAGAACTTTTAATTTAAGAAAAGAGAGATACATGGAGATTTGGAAATTTCTTCTTGAAAATTATAGAGAGGGAATAACTTTCCATTTTGAGATAAATGCTAATATTTTTGATGATGAAACTTTAGATTTTTTAGAAAAAGTACCAAAGGGATATTTTCAATTTGAAATAGGAGTTCAAAGTATAAATCCAGAAACAATGGTGGCTATTAAAAGAAATAATATTCTTGATAAATTAGCTCATAATGTGAGAAGAATAAGTAGAAATATTCATCTGCATTTAGACCTGATAGCAGGATTGCCATATGAGACATACGATATTTTTAAGAATTCTTTTAATTATGTATATAATTTAAAACCTGAGATGATTCAGCTTGGATTTTTAAAACTATTAAAGGGAACTCAAATGTATGATGAGGTTGAAAAATACCAATATAAGTATTATTCTAGACCTCCATATGAAGTTTTTTCAAATAAGTTTATAAGTTTTGGAGAGTTAGTAAAACTAAAAAATCTAGAAAAAATGTTAGACTATTATTATAATTCTGAAAAATTTAGATACACTTGTGATTTTGTTATAAATAATAATTTTGATACTCCTTTTGCTTTCTTTGAAAAGATAGCAGATTATTATGATAAAAAAGGATATTTAAAAATTAGTCACAAAGAGGTAGCACTTTTTAATATATTATATGATTTTTATGTGGAAAATAATTTGAAAGATTTAGATATATTTGTTGAGTTTTTAAAATATGATTATCTAGCTTTAGGAAAGCCAGGATCATATCCAGAATGGTTGAAAAGTAATAAAGATAGTGAGTTACATAATCAGTTAATAAAAGATAGCGAATTTAAAAGTGTTAGAGAGGGACATAAAAATAGTGAATTAGAAGAGTTTAAGTATAATATTTTCACAAATAAAAGAGAGAATATAAATATATTTTTTAATTATAAAACAAAGAAACATGAGATTATTTTTAAATAG
- the mltG gene encoding endolytic transglycosylase MltG — protein MKKLIYLLIVVMIIIGGGVGYIYHEINKPEKYAKVIEIKSDVPLKKSLSVLPISKNIIFKGYLKYRNEGKGIKAGYYELKGNLNMKELIDVLEEGKDKVFRLTIPEGYSVAEIAELLEKMGKIDKDKFYKTFNEIEFPYPTPNGNFEGYLYPETYYIPENYDERLILRTLLREFLKKFPPENYPNKEEFYQKLIMASILEREAKLDKEKPLMASVFYNRIDKGMKLASDATVNFVYNYKKKRMYYKDLEIDSPYNTYKYKGLPPAPISNPSVVSVEAAYNPAKTDYLFFVAKGDGGHFFSKTYREHLEFQRKNKENK, from the coding sequence ATGAAAAAATTAATATATTTACTTATAGTAGTAATGATAATTATTGGTGGAGGAGTAGGATATATTTATCACGAAATAAATAAGCCTGAAAAATATGCTAAAGTAATAGAGATAAAAAGTGATGTTCCTTTAAAAAAATCTTTATCAGTTTTACCAATTTCTAAAAATATAATCTTTAAGGGGTATCTAAAATATAGAAATGAAGGTAAAGGAATAAAAGCTGGTTACTATGAATTAAAAGGTAATTTAAATATGAAAGAGCTGATTGATGTTCTTGAAGAGGGAAAAGATAAAGTATTTAGATTGACAATACCTGAGGGGTATAGTGTAGCTGAGATAGCTGAGCTTTTGGAGAAAATGGGGAAGATAGATAAGGATAAGTTTTATAAGACATTTAATGAGATAGAGTTTCCATATCCTACACCTAATGGAAATTTTGAGGGATATCTGTATCCAGAAACTTATTATATCCCAGAAAATTATGATGAGAGATTAATTTTAAGAACTTTATTAAGAGAGTTCTTGAAAAAATTTCCACCTGAAAACTATCCAAATAAAGAGGAATTTTACCAAAAATTGATAATGGCATCAATATTAGAGAGAGAGGCAAAGTTAGACAAGGAAAAACCTTTAATGGCATCTGTTTTTTATAATAGAATAGATAAAGGAATGAAATTGGCATCTGATGCAACAGTTAATTTTGTGTATAATTATAAGAAAAAAAGAATGTATTATAAGGATTTAGAGATAGATTCTCCATATAATACATATAAATATAAAGGGCTTCCACCAGCTCCAATATCAAATCCAAGTGTAGTCTCTGTTGAAGCAGCTTATAACCCAGCTAAAACAGATTATTTATTCTTTGTAGCTAAAGGAGATGGAGGACACTTTTTCAGTAAAACATATAGAGAACATTTAGAATTTCAAAGAAAGAATAAGGAGAACAAATAG
- the raiA gene encoding ribosome-associated translation inhibitor RaiA — translation MKMSIHGKQLVVTDAIRKYAESKLGRVEKYHDSIIELDVSLSAVKTKTGSNHTAEVLAYLSGSTLKATCSDVDLYAAIDQVSDIIEGQLKKHKEKRNASYGQATGVRKIKYNPETNTVEKEAAVNIVKVLLPAKPMDIEEAILQLEMLNRTFYPFTNCETGEMNIVYKRKDGDYGHIEPASK, via the coding sequence ATGAAAATGTCTATCCATGGAAAACAATTAGTTGTAACTGATGCAATTAGAAAGTATGCAGAAAGCAAACTAGGGAGGGTTGAAAAGTATCACGACAGTATTATAGAATTAGATGTTAGCTTATCAGCAGTTAAAACAAAAACAGGAAGCAATCATACAGCTGAAGTATTAGCATATCTAAGTGGAAGTACATTAAAAGCAACTTGCTCAGATGTAGACTTATACGCAGCTATAGATCAAGTTTCTGATATTATAGAAGGACAATTAAAAAAACATAAAGAAAAAAGAAATGCTAGTTATGGACAAGCAACAGGAGTTAGAAAAATAAAATATAATCCTGAAACTAATACAGTTGAAAAAGAAGCAGCAGTTAACATAGTTAAAGTTTTGTTACCAGCAAAACCTATGGATATAGAAGAAGCTATTCTTCAACTTGAAATGTTAAATAGAACATTCTATCCATTTACTAACTGTGAAACTGGTGAAATGAATATAGTTTATAAGAGAAAAGATGGAGATTATGGTCATATAGAACCAGCATCAAAATAA
- a CDS encoding ABC transporter ATP-binding protein, producing MSNEILRLENIEKYYSGSVDKLHIIRNLNLSVEEGEFISILGRSGSGKSTLLNVIGLLDKIDDGKIFIDGKEVDVLSDVEKDRLKNRMLGFVFQFHYLLPEFTALENVMLPALIDDFSNKAEIEKRAMELLKSVGLEERVHHKPSQLSGGEKQRVAIARALINSPKILLADEPTGNLDEETSETIFNILKDINKNRKQTIIVVTHSKDLAQISDKKLYLKKGVLETEE from the coding sequence ATGAGTAATGAGATATTAAGATTGGAGAATATTGAAAAATATTATAGTGGAAGTGTAGATAAACTGCATATAATTAGAAATCTAAATCTATCAGTTGAAGAGGGAGAGTTTATCTCTATTTTAGGTAGATCAGGTTCTGGAAAATCAACTCTTTTAAATGTAATTGGTCTTTTAGATAAGATAGATGATGGAAAAATATTTATAGATGGAAAGGAAGTAGATGTTCTTTCAGATGTAGAGAAAGATAGATTAAAAAATAGAATGTTAGGATTTGTATTTCAATTTCATTATCTTCTTCCAGAGTTTACAGCTTTAGAAAATGTTATGTTACCAGCTCTTATAGATGATTTTTCAAATAAAGCTGAAATTGAAAAAAGAGCTATGGAACTTTTAAAATCTGTGGGATTGGAAGAAAGAGTACATCATAAGCCATCACAATTATCTGGAGGAGAAAAACAAAGGGTAGCTATAGCTAGAGCTTTGATAAATTCACCTAAGATTTTATTAGCTGATGAACCTACTGGAAACTTAGATGAAGAAACAAGTGAAACAATCTTTAATATTTTAAAAGATATAAATAAAAATAGAAAGCAAACAATAATTGTTGTAACTCACTCTAAAGATTTAGCTCAAATATCAGATAAAAAACTATATTTGAAAAAAGGTGTTCTAGAAACTGAAGAATAA